The genome window GGGTATCGGACCTGCAATTGAGACTGGTTTCTATTACGATATTGACTTTGGTGATTATGAGTTTTCTTCTGACGACCTAGAAAAGGTTGAGAAGAAAATGAATGAGCTTGCAAAGCAAAAGAATGAATATAAGCGTTCGGAAATTTCAAAAGCTGACGCTGTTCAATACTTTACTGATAAAGACGATGAGTACAAACTAGATTTGATTTCTGGTTTGAACGATGGTGATATCACTTTCTATGAGCAAGGTGCTTTCACTGACCTTTGTCGTGGACCACACATCCCTCACACAGGATTCATCAAGGCGATCAAATTGATGTCTGTAGCTGGTGCATACTGGAGAGGTGACGAGAAAAACAAAATGTTGACTCGTATTTACGGTGTGACTTTCCCTAAAGCAAAAGAGTTGAAAGAATACTTGGAGCTTTTGGAAGAAGCTAAAAAACGTGACCACCGTAAACTAGGTAAAGAACTTGAACTTTTCACTTTCTCTCAAAGTGTCGGTCAAGGTCTTCCATTGTGGTTGCCAAAAGGTACAGCTTTGCGTGAGCGTTTGGAGCAATTCCTACGTAAAGAGCAAACTAAGATGGGCTATGGTCAAGTCGTAACACCACATATCGGTTCAAAAGATTTATATGTTACTTCTGGTCACTATGCGAAATACGGTGAGGATTCTTTCCAACCAATTCACACACCAGACGAGAACGAAGAGTACTTGTTGAAGCCTATGAACTGTCCTCACCACTGTGAGATTTACCGTTCAAAGCCTCGTTCTTACAGAGATCTTCCTGTTCGTTTAGCTGAGTTTGGTACAGTTTACCGTTACGAGCAGTCGGGTGAGCTTCACGGTTTGACTCGTGTACGTTCATTTACACAAGATGATGCGCACATCTTCTGTCGTCCTGACCAAGTAAAAGAAGAATTCAAGAAAGTAATTGATTTGGTACAGTATGTATTCACATCATTAGGTTTCGAGAATTATACAGCTCAAGTTTCATTGAGAGACTTAGAGAACAAAGACAAATACATTGGTGATGATGCACTTTGGGATATTGCTGAGCGTGAAATCAAAGAAGCAGCTGATGAAAAAGGTCTTCCAACAGTGATTGAATATGGAGAAGCAGCTTTCTACGGTCCTAAATTAGACTTCATGGTGAAAGATGCACTAGGAAGAAGCTGGCAGCTAGGTACAATCCAAGTGGATTATCAATTGCCACAGCGTTTTGAGTTGGAATACA of Sediminitomix flava contains these proteins:
- the thrS gene encoding threonine--tRNA ligase, translated to MIKVTLPDNSVREYEQGSSSLDVAKSISEGLARNVLAAKVNGEVWDATRPLTEDVTLQLLTWNDTEGKSTFWHSSAHLMAEALEALYPGIKLGIGPAIETGFYYDIDFGDYEFSSDDLEKVEKKMNELAKQKNEYKRSEISKADAVQYFTDKDDEYKLDLISGLNDGDITFYEQGAFTDLCRGPHIPHTGFIKAIKLMSVAGAYWRGDEKNKMLTRIYGVTFPKAKELKEYLELLEEAKKRDHRKLGKELELFTFSQSVGQGLPLWLPKGTALRERLEQFLRKEQTKMGYGQVVTPHIGSKDLYVTSGHYAKYGEDSFQPIHTPDENEEYLLKPMNCPHHCEIYRSKPRSYRDLPVRLAEFGTVYRYEQSGELHGLTRVRSFTQDDAHIFCRPDQVKEEFKKVIDLVQYVFTSLGFENYTAQVSLRDLENKDKYIGDDALWDIAEREIKEAADEKGLPTVIEYGEAAFYGPKLDFMVKDALGRSWQLGTIQVDYQLPQRFELEYKDKDNTAKRPVMIHRAPFGSMERFIAILIEHTAGNFPLWLNPEQYAILPISEKYEEYANKLANQLEVEGLTGTVDHRDEKIGRKIRDAEVKKVPFMLIVGEKEAEEGTVSIRRKGEGDLGSMPIEEFISFFKKEAEVKA